The following proteins come from a genomic window of Pocillopora verrucosa isolate sample1 chromosome 6, ASM3666991v2, whole genome shotgun sequence:
- the LOC131780727 gene encoding mitofusin-2 isoform X1 encodes MDRIQIHALACCYFQPHHARISEHQKKNIHLLVNMSNLSSQSKRTEPLQDDGVDKEHLLHNFVEAKQKINAKFRDLEKYLEDCEKFLAEFRKADENERDIKKFSSKVSGHLAQVSRISEVLSRDQIKMAFFGRTSNGKSTTINAMLQDKILPTGLGHTTNCFLSVHGSDLPDPYILVPGSDDKRSVKSLDELADALSKEKLDPSSLVQVVWPKSRCKILSGDVVLVDSPGTDVSPDYDGWIDKHCLDADVFVLVANAESALMVTEKKFFHKVNQHLSKPNIFIVHNRWDASASEPDKMELVKNQHLSRSISFLVDELKCVDKGKAEDRVFFVSAKETLMTRVQKHQGMPQGGGAIHDEGFFARQLEFENFEHKLEECISKSVIQTKFEAHAFSGLKIVNTLKDFMEQRVDSASQQRSKLEKAKKEQENRLEYVKEQLRIYTSDTELQIKEITSKVQGQVTEAMREVIGQLGLLVNEFDHPFHPHPESLKSYKKELYYHLKRGLERNMTACCSNSQIQVIFEELEKIEDGLCSLLPETPEVSLEPGTLALDFQANFELDVPRLCTDFREDIEFHFSLGWQAILRNFLAPRYPGLAIALGANIQRNEQSLVLTAPAVVQRLASPTIPAGTMVLIVGGLLWKIVGWWFTALCGGVYVMERVCWTNCAKEEAFKRQFVDYASEKLQSEVSVMSVKCSGQVRQELTSTFTKLESLVQREMENLEENIIKLDKEITRLEKIENKSIILRNEASRLESELSQFITEFGLEKSKI; translated from the exons ATGGACCGAATTCAAATTCACGCGCTGGCTTGTTGTTATTTTCAGCCGCACCACGCACGCATCAGTGAACACCAGAAGAAGAACATACATCTCCTGGTGAACATGAGCAATTTATCGTCTCAGTCCAAACGAACTGAGCCTTTACAAGATGACGGAGTGGACAAAGAGCACCTTCTGCACAATTTCGTAGAAGCGAAGCAGAAGATAAACGCTAAATTCAGAGACCTTGAGAAGTATCTTGAAGACTGTGAAAAATTCTTAGCTGAGTTCAGAAAAGCTGATGAAAATGAACGAGACATCAAGAAATTCTCAAGCAAG GTGTCAGGCCATCTGGCTCAGGTTTCACGCATCTCAGAGGTGCTATCAAGGGACCAGATAAAGATGGCATTCTTTGGAAGAACCAGTAATGGAAAGAGCACTACAATAAATGCCATGCTACAAGATAAGATCTTACCAACAGGGTTGGGCCATACTACAAATTGTTTTCTCAGTGTACATGGTTCAGATTTACCAGATCCATATATCTTGGTTCCAGGGAGTGATGACAAGAGGAGTGTAAAG TCATTAGATGAACTTGCCGATGCCTTGTCCAAAGAAAAGCTTGATCCTAGCAGTCTTGTTCAAGTGGTTTGGCCAAAGTCCag aTGTAAAATCTTGTCAGGGGATGTTGTTTTGGTGGATAG tCCTGGTACAGATGTAAGCCCTGATTATGATGGTTGGATTGATAAGCACTGTTTGGATGCTGATGTGTTTGTCCTGGTTGCTAACGCTGAATCGGCACTCATGGTTACG gagaaaaaattttttcacaaagtgAATCAGCATCTTTCAAAACCAAACATCTTCATTGTACATAACAGATGGGATGCATCTGCATCAGAACCAGACAAGATGGAGCTG GTGAAAAATCAGCATCTCAGTAGAAGCATCAGTTTTCTTGTTGATGAGCTCAAGTGTGTAGACAAAGGAAAGGCAGAAGACAGAGTGTTTTTTGTCTCAGCTAAAGAG ACCTTAATGACCAGAGTGCAGAAACACCAAGGAATGCCTCAAGGAG GTGGTGCCATTCATGATGAAGGATTTTTTGCTCGGCAGTTGGAGTTTGAGAACTTCGAACACAAATTGGAG GAGTGTATTTCTAAGTCAGTTATACAAACCAAGTTTGAAGCTCATGCATTCAGTGGATTGAAAATTGTGAATACATTAAAGGATTTCATGGAACAAAGAGTGGATTCTGCATCTCAGCAAAG ATCTAAACTGGAGAAAGCCAAGAAGGAGCAAGAGAATAGACTGGAATATGTGAAGGAACAGCTTAGAATTTATACAAGTGACACCGAACTCCAGATCAAGGAAATCACCTCTAAAGTTCAGGGTCAG gtGACTGAGGCTATGAGAGAAGTGATTGGTCAACTGGGCTTGCTGGTAAATGAGTTCGATCATCCATTCCATCCTCATCCTGAGTCCCTCAAATCAtacaaaaag GAGCTGTACTATCACCTCAAGAGGGGCTTGGAAAGGAATATGACGGCTTGTTGTTCTAATTCTCAAATTCAAGTGATTTTTGAGGAACTAGAAAAAATTGAAG ATGGCCTTTGTAGTCTTCTACCTGAAACACCAGAGGTATCTCTCGAGCCTGGCACTCTAGC TCTTGATTTCCAAGCGAACTTCGAACTGGATGTGCCCCGTCTGTGCACTGATTTTCGTGAAGATATCGAGTTTCACTTCTCTCTTGGCTGGCAAGCGATTTTGAGGAACTTCTTGGCGCCTCGTTATCCTGGACTAGCCATCGCTTTGGGAGCGAAT ATTCAGCGAAATGAGCAGAGCTTGGTACTTACCGCACCAGCTGTCGTGCAAAGGCTAGCTTCACCAACAATTCCCGCTGGTACAATGGTACTCATAGTTGGAGGACTG CTTTGGAAGATTGTAGGATGGTGGTTCACGGCTTTGTGTGGTGGAGTGTATGTAATGGAGAGGGTATGTTGGACCAATTGTGCTAAAGAGGAAGCTTTCAAACGACAGTTTGTGGATTACGCTTCTGAAAAGCTTCAGTCAGAAGTCAGCGTCATGAGCGTCAAGTGCAGTGGACAAGTGCGACA
- the LOC131780727 gene encoding mitofusin-2 isoform X2 yields the protein MSNLSSQSKRTEPLQDDGVDKEHLLHNFVEAKQKINAKFRDLEKYLEDCEKFLAEFRKADENERDIKKFSSKVSGHLAQVSRISEVLSRDQIKMAFFGRTSNGKSTTINAMLQDKILPTGLGHTTNCFLSVHGSDLPDPYILVPGSDDKRSVKSLDELADALSKEKLDPSSLVQVVWPKSRCKILSGDVVLVDSPGTDVSPDYDGWIDKHCLDADVFVLVANAESALMVTEKKFFHKVNQHLSKPNIFIVHNRWDASASEPDKMELVKNQHLSRSISFLVDELKCVDKGKAEDRVFFVSAKETLMTRVQKHQGMPQGGGAIHDEGFFARQLEFENFEHKLEECISKSVIQTKFEAHAFSGLKIVNTLKDFMEQRVDSASQQRSKLEKAKKEQENRLEYVKEQLRIYTSDTELQIKEITSKVQGQVTEAMREVIGQLGLLVNEFDHPFHPHPESLKSYKKELYYHLKRGLERNMTACCSNSQIQVIFEELEKIEDGLCSLLPETPEVSLEPGTLALDFQANFELDVPRLCTDFREDIEFHFSLGWQAILRNFLAPRYPGLAIALGANIQRNEQSLVLTAPAVVQRLASPTIPAGTMVLIVGGLLWKIVGWWFTALCGGVYVMERVCWTNCAKEEAFKRQFVDYASEKLQSEVSVMSVKCSGQVRQELTSTFTKLESLVQREMENLEENIIKLDKEITRLEKIENKSIILRNEASRLESELSQFITEFGLEKSKI from the exons ATGAGCAATTTATCGTCTCAGTCCAAACGAACTGAGCCTTTACAAGATGACGGAGTGGACAAAGAGCACCTTCTGCACAATTTCGTAGAAGCGAAGCAGAAGATAAACGCTAAATTCAGAGACCTTGAGAAGTATCTTGAAGACTGTGAAAAATTCTTAGCTGAGTTCAGAAAAGCTGATGAAAATGAACGAGACATCAAGAAATTCTCAAGCAAG GTGTCAGGCCATCTGGCTCAGGTTTCACGCATCTCAGAGGTGCTATCAAGGGACCAGATAAAGATGGCATTCTTTGGAAGAACCAGTAATGGAAAGAGCACTACAATAAATGCCATGCTACAAGATAAGATCTTACCAACAGGGTTGGGCCATACTACAAATTGTTTTCTCAGTGTACATGGTTCAGATTTACCAGATCCATATATCTTGGTTCCAGGGAGTGATGACAAGAGGAGTGTAAAG TCATTAGATGAACTTGCCGATGCCTTGTCCAAAGAAAAGCTTGATCCTAGCAGTCTTGTTCAAGTGGTTTGGCCAAAGTCCag aTGTAAAATCTTGTCAGGGGATGTTGTTTTGGTGGATAG tCCTGGTACAGATGTAAGCCCTGATTATGATGGTTGGATTGATAAGCACTGTTTGGATGCTGATGTGTTTGTCCTGGTTGCTAACGCTGAATCGGCACTCATGGTTACG gagaaaaaattttttcacaaagtgAATCAGCATCTTTCAAAACCAAACATCTTCATTGTACATAACAGATGGGATGCATCTGCATCAGAACCAGACAAGATGGAGCTG GTGAAAAATCAGCATCTCAGTAGAAGCATCAGTTTTCTTGTTGATGAGCTCAAGTGTGTAGACAAAGGAAAGGCAGAAGACAGAGTGTTTTTTGTCTCAGCTAAAGAG ACCTTAATGACCAGAGTGCAGAAACACCAAGGAATGCCTCAAGGAG GTGGTGCCATTCATGATGAAGGATTTTTTGCTCGGCAGTTGGAGTTTGAGAACTTCGAACACAAATTGGAG GAGTGTATTTCTAAGTCAGTTATACAAACCAAGTTTGAAGCTCATGCATTCAGTGGATTGAAAATTGTGAATACATTAAAGGATTTCATGGAACAAAGAGTGGATTCTGCATCTCAGCAAAG ATCTAAACTGGAGAAAGCCAAGAAGGAGCAAGAGAATAGACTGGAATATGTGAAGGAACAGCTTAGAATTTATACAAGTGACACCGAACTCCAGATCAAGGAAATCACCTCTAAAGTTCAGGGTCAG gtGACTGAGGCTATGAGAGAAGTGATTGGTCAACTGGGCTTGCTGGTAAATGAGTTCGATCATCCATTCCATCCTCATCCTGAGTCCCTCAAATCAtacaaaaag GAGCTGTACTATCACCTCAAGAGGGGCTTGGAAAGGAATATGACGGCTTGTTGTTCTAATTCTCAAATTCAAGTGATTTTTGAGGAACTAGAAAAAATTGAAG ATGGCCTTTGTAGTCTTCTACCTGAAACACCAGAGGTATCTCTCGAGCCTGGCACTCTAGC TCTTGATTTCCAAGCGAACTTCGAACTGGATGTGCCCCGTCTGTGCACTGATTTTCGTGAAGATATCGAGTTTCACTTCTCTCTTGGCTGGCAAGCGATTTTGAGGAACTTCTTGGCGCCTCGTTATCCTGGACTAGCCATCGCTTTGGGAGCGAAT ATTCAGCGAAATGAGCAGAGCTTGGTACTTACCGCACCAGCTGTCGTGCAAAGGCTAGCTTCACCAACAATTCCCGCTGGTACAATGGTACTCATAGTTGGAGGACTG CTTTGGAAGATTGTAGGATGGTGGTTCACGGCTTTGTGTGGTGGAGTGTATGTAATGGAGAGGGTATGTTGGACCAATTGTGCTAAAGAGGAAGCTTTCAAACGACAGTTTGTGGATTACGCTTCTGAAAAGCTTCAGTCAGAAGTCAGCGTCATGAGCGTCAAGTGCAGTGGACAAGTGCGACA